The Notolabrus celidotus isolate fNotCel1 chromosome 16, fNotCel1.pri, whole genome shotgun sequence genomic sequence aatgttgctgttatttctaGAGTGCACAAcattacaaacagcgccccatagAATCTAGTTGTTGTAGATGATCTgagcatttttatttacagtctatgagcagAACAGACAGGTGGTGTGTTTAAGAGACTCTCATCAAGGTAATTAGTGTGTATTGGATTTCAACTGGACCTGTAGCTCAACCGGGCTGCACGTTCTACCCACTCGTAGGAAATTGCCTCAAAGTGATGTATTAATTCAAaaccaaaagtaaaaaaaaaaaaaaacagaaattaaataagataaaactgGAATCAAACATTGATCTGCACTGTGTCCGTGGTGAATAGGAGCACAAGTTAAAATATCAACTTTACAAGTATGGTCCAGACAGCTGGGTCCCGCCCCGGAAACCAAACTCTCTGTTGCCTCAAAACAAGTGTAACATAAACTATATTAACCGATATTCCTTTTCGAATAGAAGGGCAGCCGGGTAAAATCCGTCTCCACATATCTCCCTTCCCATAACAATAAAGATCCACTTTATtgacccagcagcagcagctgtagctGCTAAACTCATCATCTCCACCCCCGCTTTTTCCGCTTGATGAGCAGCTGAAACTTACCGAAAGCGACGTGACTTTCCCTCCAACAGACCTGGCACGGCTTCTCTCGGCTAAAATGGAGTTTCACTTTGTCTACAGTAACAGTCAATAGCCCATAGATCCGCTCAAGGTAAACTTCCACGGCATGTATTTGGGTTGAAGTGGTAGGCCTGCCTGTAAAACTTGGGGCAGGTCTGCAGGGAAAAACAGAGGAATCGTGTTACGTTCAGTGCAACAGCTCGGGTTGGAAAACAGAGAACTCTGGCGGTGAGGGGGACTTAGTGCGAGAGAATGATACACTAATGTACTAAAGTTGGGCTTCATGAGAAACTCCTTTACACTTAAAGcttttcttttattaatttgGGAGAGGAATTTACGAATTCCACTTATTTACGAATTTCAAATATATTCGGATTCTAAATATTAAACTGGCTGGTAAGCTTAAATGTATGTTTACAAGAAGACTAAAAGTAGGCTGGTATGGTAATTGGCTTGTtcaaatagtaataataataataataataataataatacattttatttataaatgcactttaaaagattctccaagccactttacaagaaaataaattatacaatagaaaagcaaaggaaaacagtgcaaaaaagcaaagaaaagcaaggcagcaaaataaaacaaaacaagacaaaataaaaataaataaaaaaataaaaaaatcaattatagattaaaagcctttgtaaatgggttttgagtccggatttgaatttggtgagtgaaggagagagtctgaggtgttggggcagagagttccagaggATGGGGGCAGCGATAGAGAAGGCCCTGCCCctccaggtttggtgcttgggttTGATGAGAGGGGTAAGGAGGTTAGCATTGGTGGAACGGAGGTTGCAGGTGGGATTGTATGgttgcagaaggtcggtgaggtaggagggagctagattatggaaggctttgtaggtgatcttgtactgtattcgagaggggatgggaagccaatggaggttctggaggactggggtgatgtggtctctggagcgggagtgagtgaggaggcatGCGTGAGGAATTAGTGACAATAGTGAGAGGATTAGGCTGTAAGTAATATGTAAACTTATACTTTACATAATATACTTACTTCTTATCTGAACTTTAAAAACTAGtgtctgttaaagctgctgttggtagtcacagagtaaacatctgttcagagagagggatttctaatgtcaacactatcactcccaaccagatttcctcttagccccccaacacagattggTGTGTGCAGGCTAAGGCTAAGgtgattcttgagcctggtgggacagttcagggtgttgtaacccttttctgtccattgttgatctgtggtggaaggaggaggagggaggcagaggactcaagaggttacaggatactgtggaccaaggcaccaaaataaataataaagaaataagggagtagagaaataaagaggtaaagaaaaaaataaaagaggtgtgcgcagtcatgatagtgccagactcataaccaatcggaggacgtagtaggggccgtcccttaaccaatcaggacagaggattggagatttgctatgattggtctgtcataacgggaacaaggggaataataacattgcttgatacaaaggcattggaaaacgtagagattttgcaatagtctcaaattactccacataCCGCTGAGTACCGATGgacattatgaccttttctccaaaccaagcagaaaaaaagcaacgttttttacaccattcttaccaacagcagctttaaggaagGTTATAAGGTCATATGCTAGGTTACACGTGAATGCTAACAATTGCAGAGAAAGTTAACTCCCTCACAATAAGATATTTGATGTTCctacaaatatattttaacagAGTTAACAAAGGACAAAAGCTTTCAAAGAGAGCACATTTTTAGGTCTTTTTAGATGGAGTTTGTTACCATTGGCTCGCTATTTCCTTCTGTTTTTAGTCTAAGAAAGCCTGTATTTCCAAACTGTTCCATTAAGCAGCATGTAGCTAATACAATCTTAATGTGCAGCAATTTATATCACCCtccgaaagaaagaaagaaagaaagaaagaaagaaagaaagaaagaaagaaagaaagaaaaaaggaaggaaggaagaagggaagacggaaagaaagaataatggaagaaagagagacaaaaggaAGGAATAGAGGAAGAATGAAAGTCAGAaataaggaagaaagaaagaaagaaagaaagacataaggaagaaagaaagaaagaaagaaagaaagaaagtgaaaggttaaaagaaagacaaaaaataaagagggaaagaaaaagaaaagtaaatacaagaaaactaaaatgagaaaacaaattagcagatgaatggaaaaaagaaagaaagaaggaaggaaagaaagaaggaaagataaAGACAGAATAAAGTCTATAATTTACTGAGTTTTAGTTTTCTAAAGTTCAAAAGATTTTGttaaatgtatataaaaatgtaaaaacaatgtCATGTCTTCAAATTACCTGTTTTGTCTAACTTACTGACCAAAACTAAAATCAGCTTAAAAATGATTCTATATCAAGAAGAGAGGGAATCTTCACATTTGAAAAGCCAGAGTATATTTGGTCTTTAAGCTTAAAAAATAATCTACAGTATCTATGTGTCCTTAAAGCACATTATTCACAAATGAACTGATCTGAATTTCCCTATACACAGACAGCATACCAACACTGTTATTGTATCATCCACAGGAAACTGTGCCTTGTTCATTTCATATACTGTTTTTCTCAGTATTGAGAAGAAATGGAGAAATAGTTCATCAAGTTTCAATTGTAAAGTTTACCATTTATTCTGTATCAGGAATGCATATTCAGTGTCATTCAAGGCCAGGTATGTTCGACAGGTGTATTAGGGGCTTTGTTCTCTACAAGAGTATTTTTGTGTACATTGTACGCAGATGAATAATGCTTTGCCCTTACAGAAGGCCTtgttcagatttaaaaaaaaacagtttatcattacttttttatttatcaatagtttgttttgttgcagATGGAGTGGATTTCACAAATAAACAGCTTGATCAAGTAATAGATAGTACATTTTAATTCAAATGATTGTAGAAAACTTCAGCACATGCAGTAACAATGCAGCTGCAAGAGATAGTGGTCTCTGAAACAAAAATAGCACATGCCGATACAATAACTAAAACACTGCTACAACAACATTTTGAGCAGCTTCAATTCACAAGAGAACACATGGCTTTGGTTTAATTATAGATAGTAATATATCATAATATAATTTTTATTTGACATTGGTCCACTGCTGAGAGTTCAGTGATCAGACCAGAGTAGCTCCACTCTCTGCTAGTCTATGTTCAGGAGGACTTGGGTTTGCAGGTGCAGTTTTGCACTGACTCAGCACATCCTGCATCTTCTGCTGGATTTCCAACACCCTCTTGGCCCACTTATCCCGAACCATGTCTTCATCATCCTCTGTGACAGCTGTGTAGGCCATCAGGGCAATGAGGCCCATGTGGAACAGGTGCGTGATGTGTGAACAGCGGCGCTCCATGATCTCCAGGTCTCCTTCGCAGTCGTCCAGGTACACCTTCAGCAGGGTTCTCCCAAACAGCAGGTTGGTGCCCATCACTCCACGATAGTACACATCCAGGCTCATATCACTCTTGTCTCTCTCATAAATGTTCTCATAGTTCTCAAAGTGGCGCTCTGTGTTAGCTGGATCTGTCTTCACCTGAGCCACCATGTTGTTAAAGGCAGCGTACTGGTGCTTGATGTACTCCTCATACTTTCCGTAGGTTTCATTTACATCGTTGATGCGGATCTTCTTCAGGCATTGCTGATTCTTTTGGGAGATGGTCTCCAGTTTGAAGTTGACCTCCTGGAAGTCCTTGTCTAGGGCGTGGCTCTCTTCATCTACCAGTCCCTTGCGAGCCACCCCAACCAGGGAGGAGACAATGCCAAAGATGGGGTCGATGGAGGAGGCGAAGGAGGTCACTTTCTCTACGCAGCCTAGGACCTTTGCTGCATGGACCTTGATCTTTTTTGAGTCAgccatcactgctgctgctcttcgTCCACAGTAAGGTTCACAAAAAGAGAGTCGGGAGGCTGCAgagatataaaaaaacaaacaggtgtgtgttaaaacTGAGTGAGTACTTTGCATGTTCGATTAAGCTAGGAGCTTGAGGTCTAAAGTGTCaaaaacttcttcttcttcttgcattACCATAAATATTAAGCCCATGGCTAACTCTCAGGTTGCTGGAACTTTGGCCCACATGTCACCAGCTGCTGCACACCCATCATGTTGTGGGTGGGAGTCAGATTACACTCTAATATTTCTAACAAAGGGTCACAATGAGGGCTCCTGTTGTCTACAGTAACAAACCGGGCCTCTACATCATATGTGGCAGAAAAACTAGGGCTGGAAGCAATCAAGTGTGTCATTATCTATTAATACATCAAGTATTTTCCTCAAAGTTTCAGTTAGTCATAAAATGAAAGATGGTCTCCAATATTTTTAGACACTAAAACAGGTCATTTTGTCTGACTGGCAGTCTGAAGacccaaaaataaaaacctgtagTTTTGGGGCATTTCAGCTTAAATAAGTACTTAATCAGTATTTAGAGTACTTGtaaattatttcaaataaattatCAATAAACCTCTAAAGCTCCTGCTAGgaatgtttggtttgtgttgattttggtgccccctgttgacaaagtgGTCTGTCATCTCATGTTAAAGTAGCTTTGTCTAACAAAAAGCTGATTTATTCTAATAGTCAGATCTATCACTCATTGAGAATTGtgacaataaaaaaatgctGCTTGCTGATAATCACTTCATCTGATTCCTACCCCCTCCCATTGGTTTTAGACATAAACAATACCCACATAGAAACAGTCAGTCCTCAGAGGAATGGCATTGTTTGCTTATTAAGTGATAAAGAGGCATTACAATTAATTTAAGTTGTTTCATACCCAGCTAAAAAggccccacaggagctttaatgttgcaGCTTTTGAAGAAACTTGTTTTGGTCTTCCACAGAAAGCAGTCAAATCATCTAAAacatttggggttttttttcagtttactgTCTACTATGAAGAACTTAAACATAACTACATATggcttaaaaaatgtaatactaGGAACTAAAACCACAGGCCTCTAATCCAATTCATTTTTGTCATAGTTTTGACATTGATCATCCTCCCAAATGTTGTCCTTCTGGAAAAATAACTCCAGGACAACAGTGGGTGTGTCTTTGTAGTAACACAAGAAAGACTGGAAACAAACTAGCTTTGCAGTTCATGACCTGCCATATGTCATCCAAAGCAGTTCAGATCACTTCCAGAGGCTATTTGGTACCTTTAACTATAACTCGCAATGTTTTCAAGCCTGTGTCTTTCATTTCCTGATTCCCAGcaacacaaacgcacacatgaATCAACCATCTGTCACAATCATGTCTTCAATCCTAGCTGACTCAGCTTTCACACAGACTCTAAACATCCTACAGATCATAGATTACAAAGTCTGCGATAACAAATGTTTACTCACCAGAGATCAAGCTGTTTATGTCCCTCTGTCTACTGAAGCTGTCTCACTTTCCTCTCCACCATTTCCCTCCCCACTTAAATAAGAACAGCCCTCTTCTGCCTCACAGGGGAGTGAACATGAGGAAGTGACTCATGCATgatctgctctgattggctgaggggACTTCTTCCAGTTGCATGGCGGCTTCTAGCTCCAACTACAGGCTGCAGAACAGGCTGTAAAACACTCAGTATCCTTTTCATTGTGATGTTAAATTGTAGGTCCCCGCACCTCCTAAACCAGTATGTGTGACCAGATACCACTAAAACGAAAGGCATGGACTTTGACATAGTATCACTGATACTCACATGAAA encodes the following:
- the rpz2 gene encoding rapunzel 2 yields the protein MADSKKIKVHAAKVLGCVEKVTSFASSIDPIFGIVSSLVGVARKGLVDEESHALDKDFQEVNFKLETISQKNQQCLKKIRINDVNETYGKYEEYIKHQYAAFNNMVAQVKTDPANTERHFENYENIYERDKSDMSLDVYYRGVMGTNLLFGRTLLKVYLDDCEGDLEIMERRCSHITHLFHMGLIALMAYTAVTEDDEDMVRDKWAKRVLEIQQKMQDVLSQCKTAPANPSPPEHRLAESGATLV